In bacterium HR11, one DNA window encodes the following:
- the araL gene encoding Sugar-phosphatase AraL — translation MLRLDDIDAVLFDLDGTLYTPAGLVPGAVEAVQALKAQGLAVRFVTNTTSRSRAALAERLKALGFSAETHEIYSPTWAAGAFLRSRGARAYLLVPPGALEDFAGIPTDDEHPDYVVIGDLGEAWTFEKLNRAFRLILERSARLIGLGRTKYWQGPDGLRLDVGPFVAALEEATGRPALILGKPDPAFWEAILRDLNRPPTRVVMVGDDIEVDVAGAQRVGLRGVLVRTGKFRPADLERGIQPDAVLASVADLPALVLGKKGEAAPGNPGAADYS, via the coding sequence ATGCTTCGCCTCGACGACATCGACGCCGTTTTGTTCGACCTGGACGGAACGCTGTACACACCGGCCGGCCTCGTCCCGGGTGCGGTCGAGGCCGTTCAGGCCCTCAAAGCCCAAGGTCTCGCCGTCCGGTTCGTCACGAACACGACGTCCCGGAGCCGGGCCGCCCTGGCCGAACGGCTGAAGGCCCTCGGCTTCTCCGCCGAGACCCACGAAATCTACAGCCCGACCTGGGCGGCCGGGGCCTTCCTGCGGTCTCGCGGGGCCCGGGCGTACCTCCTCGTCCCGCCGGGCGCCCTGGAAGACTTCGCCGGCATCCCCACGGACGATGAACATCCCGACTACGTCGTCATCGGCGACCTGGGCGAGGCCTGGACCTTCGAGAAGCTGAACCGGGCCTTTCGGCTCATCCTCGAGCGGAGTGCTCGGCTCATCGGCCTGGGTCGGACGAAGTACTGGCAGGGCCCCGACGGGCTCCGTCTGGACGTGGGCCCCTTCGTGGCCGCCCTGGAGGAGGCGACGGGTCGGCCGGCCCTGATCCTGGGCAAGCCCGACCCGGCCTTCTGGGAAGCCATCCTGCGGGACCTGAACCGGCCGCCGACACGGGTCGTCATGGTCGGCGACGACATCGAGGTCGACGTCGCCGGCGCCCAGCGGGTCGGCCTTCGGGGCGTCCTGGTCCGGACCGGCAAGTTCCGGCCGGCCGACCTGGAGCGGGGCATCCAGCCTGACGCCGTGCTGGCCTCGGTCGCCGACCTGCCGGCTTTAGTGCTGGGAAAGAAAGGCGAGGCCGCCCCTGGAAATCCAGGCGCGGCAGACTATTCTTGA
- the cirA_2 gene encoding Colicin I receptor, whose protein sequence is MRHLRRIPIHFVFGRGERAKAFPRTSHSPFLKSACTLLGLVWGLTPAGGSLRAQEVPKPYPLPIPHETVVVVAQDAPDDVRTTGRAVLVIRAAEAQAAGFQTVADVLKFYGVLNVVTTGTLPGSTTSLFVRGGPSSYTLVLVDNVPVNQVGGFYEFAYLPLDNVERIEILQGPGSSVYGSEAVTAVVRVFTRKGAGRPKVRLSGLGGSFQTFGGTLASDGALGGGWHYSVGLGGLRSDRQLPVNDEYKGGTASVQVGADLPNGHAWAFRYRFGDYDVHFPTQGAGDRFDVLDPHQFQRTKEHIAGFEWTAPWSARWTTRLDVGFYRRLGHYEDPDDGPPVDFFGPYWSDFLDRRLRLNAFTAYSAGGHRLLLGGTYTVETGGNRDIYRDAWDRHTRRSGTLYLREDYEAPDRRFGLTAGVRWERHSDYADVVAPELSLAYWPTRTLKLRASVGFGYKAPAFFEVYGLGGIVTGNPDLKPERNVGWDVGLEYWGRFAWPLLRVTYFDNRFEDIITFVNRRDPTQPDYENLRTAVARGLEVDAEYRVGGLVARLSYAFTHTAATDVGLAPDLSFVEGQPLLRRPKHRATASLGYQTARLGVWADVLYQGRRWDLDWSQFPARRVEMDSYVRVDLRARWTFWRQVALVGRVENLFDAHYEEVYGYTGQKRAVYAGLDMTW, encoded by the coding sequence ATGCGCCACCTTCGTCGCATCCCGATTCACTTCGTTTTCGGACGGGGCGAGCGGGCGAAAGCCTTTCCCCGGACGTCCCATTCGCCGTTCCTCAAGTCGGCCTGCACGCTCCTGGGCCTGGTCTGGGGCCTGACCCCGGCTGGGGGCTCCCTGAGGGCTCAAGAAGTCCCGAAACCCTATCCCCTGCCGATCCCCCATGAGACGGTCGTCGTCGTCGCCCAGGACGCGCCCGACGACGTCCGGACGACGGGCCGGGCCGTCCTGGTCATTCGGGCGGCCGAGGCCCAGGCGGCGGGCTTCCAGACGGTCGCCGACGTCCTGAAGTTTTACGGCGTCCTCAACGTCGTCACGACGGGCACGCTTCCGGGCTCGACGACGTCGCTGTTCGTCCGGGGCGGTCCGTCGAGCTACACGCTGGTCCTGGTCGACAACGTCCCCGTCAACCAGGTCGGCGGCTTCTACGAGTTCGCCTATCTGCCCCTGGACAACGTCGAGCGGATCGAAATCCTCCAGGGGCCCGGGAGTAGCGTCTACGGGTCCGAGGCCGTGACGGCCGTCGTCCGGGTCTTCACCCGTAAGGGCGCCGGCCGACCCAAGGTCCGGTTGTCGGGCCTGGGCGGGAGCTTCCAGACGTTCGGCGGGACGCTCGCCTCCGACGGCGCTCTCGGGGGGGGATGGCACTACAGCGTCGGCCTCGGGGGCCTGCGGAGCGACCGTCAGCTTCCCGTCAACGACGAATACAAGGGCGGGACGGCCTCCGTCCAGGTCGGGGCCGACCTCCCGAACGGCCACGCCTGGGCCTTCCGCTACCGATTCGGCGATTACGATGTCCACTTCCCGACGCAGGGGGCCGGCGACCGCTTTGACGTCCTGGACCCCCATCAGTTCCAGCGCACGAAGGAGCACATCGCCGGCTTTGAATGGACGGCCCCCTGGTCGGCCCGGTGGACGACCCGTCTGGACGTCGGCTTCTATCGACGTTTGGGCCACTACGAAGACCCCGACGACGGGCCGCCCGTCGACTTCTTCGGCCCCTACTGGAGCGACTTCCTCGACCGGCGCCTTCGGCTGAACGCCTTCACGGCCTACTCGGCTGGCGGCCACCGCCTCCTGCTGGGCGGCACCTACACGGTCGAGACGGGCGGCAACCGGGACATCTATCGGGACGCTTGGGACCGGCATACCCGCCGCAGTGGGACCCTTTATCTGCGGGAGGACTACGAGGCGCCCGACCGGCGGTTCGGCCTGACGGCCGGCGTCCGCTGGGAGCGCCATTCGGACTACGCCGACGTCGTGGCGCCTGAGCTGAGCCTCGCCTACTGGCCCACCCGGACGCTGAAGCTTCGGGCCTCCGTCGGGTTCGGCTACAAGGCCCCGGCCTTCTTCGAGGTCTACGGCCTGGGCGGCATCGTCACGGGCAACCCCGACCTCAAGCCCGAGCGGAACGTCGGCTGGGACGTCGGCCTCGAGTACTGGGGCCGCTTCGCCTGGCCCCTCCTGCGGGTGACCTACTTTGACAACCGGTTTGAGGACATCATCACCTTCGTGAACCGGCGAGACCCGACCCAACCGGACTACGAGAACCTCCGGACGGCCGTCGCCCGGGGCCTCGAGGTCGATGCCGAGTATCGGGTCGGCGGCCTCGTCGCCCGACTGAGCTACGCCTTCACGCACACGGCGGCGACCGACGTCGGCCTGGCCCCGGACCTCAGCTTCGTCGAGGGCCAGCCCCTCCTGCGGCGGCCCAAGCATCGGGCGACGGCGTCCCTGGGCTACCAGACGGCCCGCCTGGGCGTCTGGGCCGACGTCCTGTACCAAGGCCGCCGGTGGGACCTCGACTGGAGCCAATTCCCGGCCCGACGGGTCGAGATGGACTCCTACGTCCGGGTCGACCTCCGGGCCCGGTGGACCTTCTGGCGGCAGGTCGCCCTCGTCGGCCGGGTCGAGAATCTGTTCGACGCCCATTACGAGGAGGTCTACGGCTATACGGGTCAGAAACGGGCCGTCTATGCGGGCCTCGACATGACGTGGTGA
- the btuF_1 gene encoding Vitamin B12-binding protein, translating into MQTQRSPWVVLCGSLVVGVVALAAGTPTRTVTDRMGRAVTVPAGGPRRVVTMNPSVAEMLVWLGVADRIVAVSEFTDMPGVRDRPRVGGPMTPNVEQIVALQPDLVVLDRHHNPKSLADLLDRVGIPYFVLATRGIDDVRENLRLLGEVFDRPERARAWWDRWTATTQCLDGAAWKRKPRAFFLLSERPVYTVGRGSFILEVLEHAGLDVVTRTVPQPWPPVDIEAVVRWDPEVLLVPANQYASVRATLAALPAWRSVTAVRTDRVIAVPTRILHPSPYLLDVLREVVERVHGDGPWMRCFQ; encoded by the coding sequence ATGCAAACCCAGAGAAGCCCTTGGGTCGTGCTCTGCGGGAGCCTCGTCGTCGGGGTCGTCGCCCTGGCCGCCGGGACTCCGACCCGCACGGTGACGGACCGCATGGGACGGGCCGTGACCGTCCCGGCCGGCGGACCCCGGCGGGTCGTGACGATGAACCCCTCGGTCGCCGAGATGCTCGTCTGGCTCGGCGTGGCCGACCGCATCGTCGCCGTCAGCGAGTTCACCGACATGCCGGGAGTCCGGGACCGACCCCGGGTCGGCGGCCCGATGACGCCGAACGTCGAACAGATCGTGGCCCTTCAACCCGACTTAGTCGTCCTGGACCGGCATCACAACCCGAAATCCCTGGCCGACCTCCTGGACCGGGTCGGCATCCCGTACTTCGTCCTGGCGACTCGGGGGATCGACGACGTCCGGGAGAACCTGCGGCTTCTCGGCGAGGTGTTCGACCGCCCCGAACGGGCGCGGGCCTGGTGGGACCGGTGGACGGCGACGACGCAGTGTCTCGACGGAGCGGCCTGGAAGCGGAAACCCCGGGCGTTTTTCCTGCTCTCGGAGCGCCCCGTCTACACCGTCGGGCGGGGCTCGTTTATCCTGGAGGTCCTGGAGCACGCCGGCCTGGACGTCGTCACACGGACGGTGCCTCAGCCGTGGCCGCCGGTCGACATCGAGGCCGTCGTCCGGTGGGACCCGGAGGTCCTCCTCGTCCCGGCCAACCAGTACGCCTCGGTCCGGGCGACGCTGGCGGCCCTGCCGGCGTGGCGGTCTGTGACGGCCGTCCGGACGGACCGGGTCATCGCCGTGCCGACCCGCATCCTGCACCCCTCGCCGTACCTGCTGGACGTCCTGCGAGAGGTCGTCGAGCGGGTCCACGGAGACGGCCCGTGGATGCGGTGTTTCCAATGA
- the yvqK gene encoding Cob(I)yrinic acid a,c-diamide adenosyltransferase, whose protein sequence is MKIYTRRGDTGETQLMGPTRVPKSHARVEAYGSVDELNAWVGYVVALGIEPPWDERLRQIQHDLFVLGSYLAMDPAVAATHARQLPPPPEDRVAEMEAWIDACEERTGPMQYFILPGGAPVSAALHVARTVCRRAERRVVALHRQEPVPDWVLRYLNRLSDLLFMLARWVNAVHGVADVPWDRSPRFA, encoded by the coding sequence ATGAAAATTTACACTCGTCGGGGAGACACGGGCGAAACCCAACTCATGGGGCCGACCCGGGTCCCGAAAAGCCATGCCCGGGTCGAAGCTTATGGGAGCGTCGACGAGCTCAACGCCTGGGTCGGCTACGTCGTCGCCCTGGGGATCGAGCCGCCCTGGGACGAACGGCTCCGGCAGATTCAGCACGACCTGTTCGTCCTCGGGTCCTACCTGGCGATGGACCCGGCCGTGGCGGCGACCCACGCCCGCCAGCTTCCGCCGCCGCCCGAGGACCGGGTCGCCGAGATGGAGGCCTGGATCGATGCCTGCGAGGAGCGGACGGGGCCCATGCAGTACTTCATCCTGCCCGGGGGGGCCCCCGTGAGCGCCGCCCTGCACGTCGCCCGGACCGTCTGCCGGCGGGCCGAACGGCGGGTCGTCGCCCTCCATCGGCAGGAGCCGGTGCCCGACTGGGTCCTGCGGTACCTGAACCGACTGTCGGACCTGCTGTTCATGCTGGCCCGATGGGTCAACGCCGTCCACGGCGTCGCCGACGTCCCCTGGGACCGGTCGCCGCGGTTTGCGTGA
- the kynB gene encoding Kynurenine formamidase: MRKVCLFASIVLLVGGLADRTGWAQVGRGPVIDLSYPFSAETIFWPTEERGFVLENIHRGYTEQGYYYTANRFCTAEHGGTHLDAPIHFYEGRWTADVIPLDRLIGPGVVVDVSDRCAADRDYRVQVEDFRRWEKRHGRIPTGAIVLIRTGFGRYWPDRRQYLGTDRRGPEAVAELHFPGLHPEAARWLIERRRIRAVGIDTASIDHGPSTKFESHVVLAEHNVPIFENVANLDRLPPRGFTVIALPMKIEGGSGGPLRIIALLGR, translated from the coding sequence ATGAGAAAGGTTTGCCTTTTCGCCTCGATCGTCCTGCTGGTCGGCGGGCTCGCCGACCGGACCGGATGGGCCCAGGTCGGGCGGGGGCCGGTCATCGACCTGTCGTATCCGTTCAGCGCCGAGACGATCTTCTGGCCGACCGAGGAGCGGGGCTTCGTCCTGGAAAACATCCACCGGGGCTATACGGAGCAGGGGTACTACTATACGGCCAACCGCTTCTGCACGGCCGAACACGGGGGCACTCACCTGGACGCCCCGATCCACTTCTATGAGGGCCGCTGGACGGCCGACGTCATCCCCCTGGACCGGCTGATCGGGCCCGGCGTCGTCGTAGACGTCTCGGACCGGTGCGCCGCCGACCGGGACTACCGCGTGCAGGTCGAGGACTTCCGCCGGTGGGAGAAGCGCCACGGACGCATCCCGACGGGCGCCATCGTCCTGATCCGCACGGGCTTCGGCCGCTACTGGCCCGACCGGAGGCAATACCTGGGGACGGACCGCCGGGGTCCCGAGGCCGTCGCCGAGCTCCACTTCCCGGGCCTGCATCCTGAAGCGGCCCGGTGGCTCATCGAACGGCGCCGCATCCGGGCCGTCGGGATCGACACGGCCAGCATCGACCATGGGCCCTCGACGAAGTTTGAAAGTCACGTCGTCCTGGCCGAGCACAACGTGCCGATCTTCGAGAACGTGGCGAACCTGGACCGACTGCCGCCCCGGGGCTTTACGGTCATCGCCCTGCCGATGAAGATCGAGGGCGGGAGCGGCGGCCCCCTTCGCATCATCGCCCTCCTGGGCCGGTAA
- the fadM_1 gene encoding Proline dehydrogenase 1 — translation MLRSFFLYLSRNSQVQDWLVRLPMSRQWVRRFVAGERLEDALQVAEALQQAGAKAALDYLGENVHSVEEARQAQQAYRAALDEIHRRGLDCNISIKLTQMGLDLSPELCLELVRPIVAQAQAYGTDVEFDMESSAYTDATLTIVHRLRDEFDRVGVAIQAYLYRSESDVWALIRRGIKVRLVKGAYREPPDIAFPTKRQVNANFVHLMEILLDSGQYHAIATHDARLIAQAIEYARRKGLSPRAFEFQMLYGIRRDLQERLVREGWTLRVYVPYGTHWYPYFMRRLAERPANVFFLLRHIAR, via the coding sequence ATGCTTCGGTCCTTCTTTTTATACCTCAGCCGGAATTCGCAGGTCCAGGACTGGCTCGTCCGTCTGCCCATGTCCCGGCAATGGGTCCGCCGGTTTGTGGCCGGCGAGCGTCTGGAGGACGCCCTGCAGGTCGCCGAGGCCCTCCAGCAGGCAGGCGCCAAGGCGGCTTTAGACTACCTGGGCGAGAACGTCCACTCGGTCGAGGAAGCCCGGCAGGCTCAGCAGGCGTATCGGGCGGCCCTGGACGAAATTCACCGACGGGGCCTGGACTGCAACATCTCCATCAAGCTGACCCAGATGGGCCTGGACCTCTCGCCGGAGCTGTGTCTCGAGCTCGTGCGCCCCATCGTGGCGCAGGCCCAGGCGTACGGCACGGACGTCGAGTTCGACATGGAAAGTAGCGCTTACACGGACGCCACCCTGACAATCGTGCACCGCCTGCGGGACGAGTTCGACCGGGTCGGCGTGGCCATTCAGGCGTATCTCTACCGGAGTGAATCGGACGTCTGGGCCTTGATCCGGCGGGGTATCAAGGTCCGCCTCGTCAAGGGGGCCTACCGGGAGCCGCCCGACATCGCCTTTCCGACCAAGCGGCAGGTCAACGCCAACTTCGTCCACCTCATGGAAATCCTATTGGACTCGGGCCAGTATCACGCCATTGCGACCCACGACGCCCGCCTCATCGCCCAGGCCATCGAGTACGCCCGTCGGAAGGGCCTTTCGCCGCGGGCCTTTGAATTCCAGATGCTGTACGGCATCCGGCGGGACCTCCAGGAGCGGCTCGTCCGGGAAGGCTGGACGCTCCGGGTCTACGTCCCCTATGGGACGCACTGGTACCCCTACTTCATGCGGCGGCTGGCCGAGCGGCCGGCCAACGTGTTCTTTCTGCTCCGTCATATCGCCCGTTGA
- the zraS_4 gene encoding Sensor protein ZraS: MRGPGTVVRWLGLWLGVNLLLNVPFALWFPGPPYRQLILATWLALGTAVALLGAYVAVRKAGPVSRPAGPGPEGSFLSGAGETAHPAPYETALQALLHEVLHEIKQPLTVVQGYIQLLERQVTDEAARQDLQTVRAQLQRVFDYIQEIRQHPAQAVYAPEWTDLGVLLERNLQAFRRLAAAQDVWVEFERPNLPPVYIRGEELEHVLWNLLMNALEAVKTVPVGDRRVEVRLTHFAPLWDRDADTAAGRVPCGVALVVRDTGPGIPPDQRTRVFQPFYTTRPGTGHFGLGLTICRYLVEKNGGRIEAQPVSPRGVEFRVWWPCGMAHHQRAI, from the coding sequence ATGCGCGGTCCCGGCACGGTGGTTCGATGGTTGGGCCTCTGGCTGGGCGTCAACCTGCTTTTGAATGTCCCCTTCGCTCTGTGGTTCCCTGGGCCGCCGTACCGACAGCTGATCCTGGCCACCTGGTTGGCCCTGGGGACCGCCGTGGCCCTCCTCGGGGCGTATGTCGCCGTTCGGAAGGCGGGTCCGGTCTCTCGACCGGCAGGGCCCGGTCCTGAAGGGTCCTTCCTGTCGGGGGCCGGGGAGACGGCCCATCCGGCCCCGTACGAGACGGCCCTCCAGGCTTTGCTCCATGAGGTCCTCCACGAGATCAAGCAACCCCTGACGGTCGTGCAGGGGTACATCCAGCTCCTGGAACGCCAGGTCACCGACGAAGCCGCCCGGCAGGACCTCCAGACGGTGCGGGCTCAGCTTCAGCGGGTCTTCGACTACATTCAGGAGATTCGTCAGCATCCGGCCCAGGCCGTCTACGCGCCCGAGTGGACGGACCTGGGCGTCTTGCTGGAGCGCAACCTCCAGGCCTTCCGGCGACTGGCGGCCGCTCAAGACGTCTGGGTCGAGTTCGAGCGACCGAACCTGCCGCCGGTATACATCCGGGGCGAGGAGCTGGAACACGTCCTGTGGAATCTTCTGATGAACGCCCTCGAGGCCGTGAAGACGGTCCCGGTCGGGGACCGGCGGGTCGAAGTCCGTCTCACCCACTTTGCGCCCCTATGGGACCGGGACGCCGACACGGCCGCCGGACGGGTCCCCTGCGGCGTCGCCCTGGTCGTGCGGGACACGGGGCCCGGCATTCCGCCGGACCAGCGAACTCGGGTCTTCCAGCCCTTTTATACGACCCGGCCGGGGACCGGCCACTTCGGCCTGGGGCTGACCATCTGCCGCTACCTGGTCGAGAAAAACGGGGGCCGCATCGAGGCCCAGCCCGTCTCGCCGCGGGGCGTCGAGTTTCGCGTCTGGTGGCCCTGCGGGATGGCGCACCATCAACGGGCGATATGA
- the rpsU gene encoding 30S ribosomal protein S21, with protein sequence MVTVIVSPHESVDSALKRFKRKVQEEDIMKEIKKHSVYMKPGERRRAKEALARKRLRRRLRRMKQLSKHT encoded by the coding sequence TTGGTCACGGTGATCGTGAGTCCGCACGAGTCGGTCGACAGTGCGTTGAAGCGCTTCAAGCGGAAGGTCCAAGAAGAAGATATCATGAAGGAAATCAAGAAGCACTCCGTCTACATGAAGCCCGGCGAACGCCGTCGGGCGAAAGAAGCCCTCGCCCGGAAACGCTTGCGCCGTCGTCTGCGACGGATGAAACAGCTCTCCAAACATACTTAA
- the zntR gene encoding HTH-type transcriptional regulator ZntR, with translation MKALTIGQVARMAGVRVDTIRYYERQGLLPPPARRPTLHGPGYRRYDPGVVRRIRFIKQAQRLGFSLQEIAELLALRVDPWADRREVRRRVAAKVADIEARIRALEAMRQALQTLMARCEGAGPVCECPILEALEEEADRQFGSSAVGPMGVGCSV, from the coding sequence ATGAAGGCGCTGACGATCGGCCAGGTCGCCCGGATGGCCGGCGTGCGGGTCGATACGATCCGGTACTACGAGCGGCAGGGGCTTCTGCCGCCCCCGGCGCGGCGGCCGACCCTGCACGGGCCGGGCTATCGGCGGTACGACCCCGGGGTCGTCCGACGGATTCGGTTCATCAAGCAGGCCCAGCGGCTGGGTTTTTCGCTTCAGGAGATCGCCGAACTCCTGGCCCTGCGGGTGGACCCCTGGGCCGACCGGCGGGAGGTCCGCCGGCGGGTCGCGGCGAAAGTCGCCGACATCGAGGCCCGGATTCGGGCCCTGGAGGCCATGCGGCAGGCCCTGCAGACGCTGATGGCCCGGTGCGAGGGCGCGGGGCCCGTCTGCGAGTGCCCCATCCTGGAGGCCTTGGAGGAAGAGGCAGATAGGCAATTCGGCAGTTCGGCAGTTGGGCCGATGGGGGTTGGGTGTTCGGTATGA
- the selA gene encoding L-seryl-tRNA(Sec) selenium transferase: MSEEVRTPPSLPAVHELIQSCQRQADLRDLRPEVVKRLARRFVETWRARAAEAPASVDRAVLVEQFPDYVRQRLGSAYRPVINATGVVLHTNLGRAPLPSEVVRRFQALLTGYLNLEYDLATGHRGHREKPLAEKLRWLLDVEDAVIVNNNAAAVLLILTALARGREVLVSRGELIEIGGKFRLPEVFAQSGAILVEVGTTNRTRLADYIQAVTDRTVAVLRTHPSNYRIVGFTERPDLTDLVRWTRERGLYLWEDLGSGMMDVPELRRRLPDEPTVQEAVRAGCDLVCFSGDKIFGGPQAGIIVGRHGLCESLRKHPLYRALRVDKMTLLALDVVLDLHLRTTVHERLPAVRMVATPVERLRARARRLRTLLLRALGPVEGLAVEVVPDTAYAGGGLAPVAEIPSMAVAIRSPTAHRWAEALRRGDPPVIARVEEGRLVCNVHTVEPRQIPVLARCLAEAIKGHEAIRQ; the protein is encoded by the coding sequence ATGAGCGAGGAAGTTCGCACGCCCCCGTCGCTCCCGGCCGTCCACGAGCTCATCCAGAGCTGTCAGCGCCAGGCCGACCTGCGGGACCTGCGGCCCGAGGTCGTCAAGCGCCTGGCCCGTCGGTTTGTCGAGACCTGGCGGGCCCGGGCCGCCGAAGCCCCGGCGTCCGTCGACCGGGCCGTCCTGGTCGAGCAGTTTCCCGACTACGTCCGCCAGCGGTTGGGGTCGGCCTATCGGCCCGTCATCAACGCCACGGGCGTCGTCCTGCACACGAATCTTGGTCGGGCCCCTCTCCCGTCCGAGGTCGTCCGCCGGTTTCAGGCCCTCCTGACCGGCTACCTCAACCTGGAGTACGACCTGGCGACGGGCCATCGGGGTCATCGGGAGAAGCCCCTGGCCGAAAAGCTCCGGTGGCTCCTGGACGTCGAGGACGCCGTCATCGTCAACAACAATGCGGCGGCCGTCCTGCTCATCCTGACGGCCTTGGCCCGGGGCCGGGAGGTCCTCGTCAGCCGGGGCGAGCTCATCGAGATCGGCGGCAAGTTCCGGCTCCCCGAGGTCTTCGCCCAGAGCGGGGCCATCCTCGTCGAGGTCGGGACGACGAACCGGACCCGCCTGGCCGACTACATCCAGGCCGTCACCGACCGGACCGTGGCCGTCCTCCGGACGCATCCCAGCAACTACCGCATCGTCGGTTTCACGGAGCGCCCCGACCTGACCGACCTCGTCCGATGGACCCGGGAACGGGGCCTCTACCTGTGGGAGGACCTGGGGTCCGGTATGATGGACGTCCCGGAGCTCCGGCGGCGGCTTCCAGACGAGCCGACCGTCCAGGAGGCCGTCCGAGCCGGCTGTGACCTCGTGTGCTTCAGCGGGGACAAGATTTTCGGGGGTCCCCAGGCGGGTATCATCGTCGGCCGGCATGGCCTCTGCGAATCTCTTCGGAAGCATCCCCTCTACCGGGCCCTGCGGGTCGACAAGATGACCCTCCTGGCCCTGGACGTCGTCCTGGACCTTCACCTGCGGACGACCGTCCATGAGCGCCTGCCGGCCGTCCGGATGGTGGCGACGCCCGTCGAGCGTCTGCGGGCCCGGGCCCGACGGCTTCGGACGCTTCTCCTGCGGGCGCTGGGTCCCGTCGAGGGCTTGGCCGTGGAAGTCGTCCCGGATACGGCCTATGCGGGGGGCGGCCTGGCGCCCGTCGCCGAGATCCCCTCGATGGCCGTGGCGATTCGGTCGCCGACGGCCCATCGGTGGGCCGAGGCCCTCCGCCGGGGAGACCCGCCCGTCATCGCCCGGGTCGAGGAGGGTCGGCTCGTCTGCAACGTCCACACCGTCGAACCCCGTCAGATTCCCGTCCTGGCCCGTTGCCTGGCCGAGGCGATCAAGGGCCATGAGGCAATAAGGCAGTAA
- a CDS encoding Putative phosphoribosyl transferase: MVFRDRAEAARRLAERLEPFRGEDLVILAIPRGGVVIGDGIARAIGGQLDVVVPRKLGAPYDPELAIGAVMHDGSVFLNEDVIEALGVPEEYIEKEKAAQMKEIERRLILYRGHREYRLEGRTVLLVDDGVATGATLLVAARWVRTQAPKKLVIAVPVGPPETIEKLQAVADEVVALLIPAQFGAVGEFYRDFSPVTDEEVRRIMRQYGYGV; the protein is encoded by the coding sequence ATGGTCTTCCGGGACAGGGCCGAGGCGGCTCGGCGACTCGCAGAACGACTGGAGCCATTCAGGGGCGAGGACCTGGTCATCCTGGCGATTCCCCGCGGGGGCGTCGTCATCGGCGACGGTATCGCTCGAGCCATCGGCGGCCAGCTCGACGTGGTCGTCCCCCGGAAGTTGGGCGCGCCCTACGACCCCGAATTGGCCATCGGGGCCGTCATGCACGACGGAAGTGTCTTCCTGAATGAGGACGTCATCGAGGCGCTCGGCGTGCCCGAAGAGTACATCGAAAAAGAGAAGGCCGCTCAGATGAAGGAGATCGAGCGTCGGCTGATCCTCTACCGGGGGCACCGGGAATACCGACTCGAGGGTCGGACCGTCTTGCTCGTGGACGATGGGGTCGCCACGGGGGCGACGCTCCTCGTGGCGGCCCGGTGGGTCCGAACGCAGGCGCCGAAGAAGCTCGTGATTGCCGTACCCGTGGGCCCCCCGGAGACCATCGAGAAGCTTCAGGCGGTCGCCGATGAGGTCGTGGCTTTACTGATCCCGGCTCAATTCGGTGCCGTCGGCGAGTTCTACCGGGACTTCTCGCCGGTGACCGACGAGGAGGTCCGTCGCATCATGAGGCAGTACGGATACGGGGTTTAG